In Paramormyrops kingsleyae isolate MSU_618 chromosome 13, PKINGS_0.4, whole genome shotgun sequence, a single window of DNA contains:
- the LOC140578140 gene encoding protein NYNRIN-like, translating to MPQGYTESPSVYAQELGKNLEGFKPPGGGTLIQYVDDLLLCSTTRQSCEQDTKALLLFLAQNGHKASKAKLQLVKQEVQYLGHVLNHLGRRLGLKRVEGIRKAPIPDTKRQLMKWMGMVGYCRPWIQDFAERSQPLLDLMHGGQGLRPNDRLDWTTKAETAFSDLKQALCDAPALGVPNFSKPFQLYVDEWHGFMTAVLGQIHGDRLRPIVYYSKRLDTVASSLPACLRAVAATAEAVLMSADLVQMHPLVVHTSHAVHALITQAKTSHLTTARLIHYQNILLTLSNVTLQRCSTINPATLLPTEMEGSPHDCVEVAQSLAKPRSDLGEDPLPNSGFIFVDGCSLRLPDGSPSTSYAVVASEGQLLSGGKLPSTWSAQAAELFALAQACRQFAGEDVTIFTDSRYAFGVCHNHGALWKQRGFLTSTGKPIQHHELVRDLLSAIQLPHSIAVVKCKAHTGCSDPVSIGNSWADWWAKRAALHTDAPVALMPSRVLHDTHTLLDVQSGVTEGELGKWKKDGVKGPDGLWRQRETQLPFIPKSAYPGLARMTHGLDHASKTAMVEMLAKRWAAPGFSAYAQEFVKRCCLCAQHNVGRPVSVTQSVTKPSEGPFRHLQMDFIELTPCRGYKYCLVIIDLFSRWPEVFPCRRADALSVAKNLLREILPRWGVPGKLTTDNGSHFANQVIRHLGQWLGIDLKHYCAYHPQSGGIVERANQTIKVKLAKLCAETGLDWVTALPLVLTAMRGRTHSGTGLAPFEVLTGRPMPLPYPGGTLTLETVDGDLLPYVSSLQISLKRIHSQIRAAQVGPEPNQPETIGPGEWILIKDLRRKHWHQPRGRSSRQHVLLPLMPSWNGLLLGTLTPRTRMTSVCDTRMILYQRGECSGKLPPSMMSDGY from the exons atgccccagggGTACACTGAGTCACCTAGCGTTTATGCTCAAGAATTAGGAAAGAACTTAGAGGGGTTCAAGCCCCCGGGCGGGGGCACCCTAATTCAATATGTAGATGACCTGCTGTTGTGTTCCACCACTAGGCAGAGTTGTGAGCAAGATACCAAAGCGCTGTTGCTGTTTCTAGCCCAAAATGGCCATAAAGCCTCAAAGGCAAAACTGCAGTTAGTCAAACAAGAGGTTCAATATCTCGGACATGTCCTCAATCACCTAGGCAGACGCCTAGGTCTAAAACGGGTGGAAGGGATTCGCAAGGCCCCCATCCCAGATACTAAAAGGCAATTGATGAAATGGATGGGAATGGTCGGCTACTGCCGTCCCTGGATCCAGGATTTTGCTGAAAGATCCCAACCTTTACTAGACCTTATGCATGGGGGACAAGGACTTAGACCTAATGACAGACTGGACTGGACGACTAAGGCTGAGACGGCGTTCTCTGACCTTAAACAAGCGCTATGCGATGCGCCCGCTTTAGGAGTACCAAATTTTTCCAAGCCATTTCAATTGTATGTGGATGAATGGCATGGTTTCATGACCGCCGTCCTTGGCCAGATTCATGGTGACAGGTTGCGCCCCATTGTGTATTATTCTAAACGTCTGGACACGGtggccagctctctgccagcctgCCTCAGAGCTGTGGCAGCCACTGCGGAGGCAGTCCTCATGTCTGCAGATTTAGTCCAAATGCATCCCCTTGTGGTGCACACCTCGCATGCTGTGCATGCCCTGATAACGCAGGCTAAAACATCTCACCTTACCACTGCACGTCTGATTCACTACCAAAACATCCTGCTTACTCTCTCCAATGTGACCCTCCAAAGGTGTTCCACAATAAACCCGGCCACACTTCTTCCCACTGAAATGGAAGGTTCCCCTCATGACTGTGTTGAGGTTGCTCAATCCCTCGCTAAGCCTAGATCAGACCTGGGTGAAGACCCATTGCCAAATTCTGGGTTCATTTTTGTGGATGGGTGCTCCCTTAGGCTCCCTGATGGGAGCCCATCTACCTCTTACGCTGTGGTTGCGTCAGAGGGCCAATTGCTGTCTGGAGGTAAGTTACCGTCCACCTGGtcagcacaggctgcagagctgtTCGCCCTAGCCCAGGCCTGCCGCCAGTTCGCAGGTGAGGATGTCACGATATTCACAGATTCCAGGTATGCGTTCGGGGTATGCCATAACCATGGAGCCCTCTGGAAACAGAGGGGCTTCCTCACCAGCACAGGTAAACCAATACAGCACCATGAGTTAGTCCGAGACCTCCTTTCTGCCATCCAACTGCCTCACTCCATTGCTGTGGTTAAGTGTAAGGCTCACACGGGGTGCTCTGACCCGGTCAGCATTGGTAACTCCTGGGCCGATTGGTGGGCTAAGAGGGCAGCCCTACACACTGATGCCCCAGTGGCGCTCATGCCTTCACGGGTATTACATGACACTCACACCCTCCTTGATGTCCAGTCGGGTGTGACAGAGGGGGAACTGGGTAAGTGGAAGAAAGATGGTGTGAAAGGGCCAGATGGGCTatggagacagagggagacGCAGTTACCATTCATTCCAAAATCGGCATATCCGGGCCTAGCCCGAATGACACATGGATTAGACCATGCTTCAAAAACGGCCATGGTAGAAATGCTGGCCAAAAGGTGGGCTGCACCAGGTTTTTCCGCCTATGCCCAAGAATTCGTAAAGAGATGCTGCCTGTGTGCCCAACACAATGTTGGAAGGCCAGTATCTGTTACACAATCAGTAACGAAACCTTCAGAAGGTCCGTTTCGGCATTTACAAATGGACTTCATTGAGCTCACCCCATGTAGGGGATACAAGTACTGTCTAGTGATCATAGATCTATTCTCCAGGTGGCCGGAAGTTTTTCCATGTCGCAGAGCAGATGCCCTGTCAGTTGCAAAGAACCTCCTTCGGGAGATACTACCTAGGTGGGGAGTACCAGGAAAATTAACTACGGATAATGGCTCCCATTTTGCAAATCAAGTCATTCGTCACCTAGGTCAGTGGCTGGGGATTGATCTAAAGCACTACTGTGCTTACCACCCGCAGAGTGGTGGAATAGTGGAAAGAGCAAACCAGACAATTAAAGTAAAATTGGCAAAACTGTGTGCTGAAACTGGACTTGACTGGGTGACTGCTTTACCTCTTGTTCTCACGGCCATGAGGGGAAGAACACATAGTGGAACGGGGTTAGCCCCATTTGAGGTGCTCACCGGGAGACCAATGCCGCTCCCATACCCGGGAGGCACGCTCACGTTAGAAACTGTTGATGGCGATTTACTACCCTATGTGTCTAGTTTACAGATTTCCTTGAAGAGGATCCATAGCCAGATCAGGGCTGCTCAGGTCGGACCGGAGCCAAATCAGCCAGAGACCATAGGACCAGGAGAGTGGATCCTGATCAAGGACCTGCGCCGGAAGCATTGGCATCAACCGAG AGGAAGAAGCAGCAGACAGCACGTTCTGCTGCCTCTCATGCCCAGCTGGAATGGACTGCTCCTGGGAACCCTTACTCCTCGGACGAGGATGACGTCAGTGTGTGATACAAGAATGATTTTGTATCAAAGGGGGGaatgtagtggaaaattaccaccaagcatgatgtctgatggttactaa